ttattattataaaaaaaaaaagcagcataAAACATTATgctaaaaaaatagaaaatcgaaaaaattaacaaacttAATCTCTTTAGTGGTTGTGAAATTCCACATGAGAATGGTCCTCCATTCTAGACTCTAGCTCGTGTCTAGACTCAAAGAGAATAGCAAGCAACGCTCAAACTCGACAAAAGGGATGGCTCGTTCAAACCAAGCATGCTAGTGGACTAGGGATAACAAGAACCAGCTATTGTTTCAGTTCCGAGTTCCCAGAGAGAAGTGTTTGACCCCGAATATCCCTACTCGGCTTGGCGACGACAGCCGGAAGGCGAGGCTGAAGCGAAACGAGCTATGGTCGGCCGCCTTGTTGTTGTACCGAGCCTAAGATCATCAGGACAAAAGTGGGCTGGACCTAAAGAAAACTCACCGGGAATTCAGGCACCGGAGAATAGGTAGCCGCGGGCTCGAGGGTGTTGGTGGTAGATAGCCATTTTATGTTGGGGATGGCTAGGTAACGGTTGTCCGAGAACGAAGTTCAACTCGTGGGTCTCGCTTTCTCTCAGTTCATCCCTCCACTCACTCTCGATTCTCTCTCCGCTTCACCCTTTGCTCACTCTCTCGGATCTCACTCTCTCTGTTGCTCTCGCTATCTTCAACCTCCCGGAAAGAACTCGAGAACATAGTcgcctctctttcctctcttatcTAGCtcgctccttctctctctcttgagctCACCTTCTCACTCTcaccagctctctctctctctctctctctctctctctctctctctctctctctcggttgctcTTCCTCAGCCGAAGAAATCGAAGAAAACCAGAGAGACGCCCCTTCCCTTTGCTGCCTTTCTCTCCCATTTATtgcgtttctctctctttcttcaaggACAAGACCAGCTGGCTTTGTACCGCACGATATTCCGAGCGAACGTTGCGCACAGCCTTGCCTCGTTTGGCCAGCAACCCGCTCTCTGTTTTGTCCTGAAGCTAACATCCAAgtgagggaaggaggaggaaggaggaagaagagcgaGCTAGGCcacgaaagaagaaaagtggGCCACGCTTGGGGAATAGAAGGAACAGAAGTAGGCTGGGCCACGAGGGCCaagggggaagaaaggaaaaagaaagagggttGGGCTAAGGCTGGCCCTAGCCCGCCCGGTTgcgttttcattttttgttaatttttttctgatattaattttattttattttaatttttaatactagtaatgcaaatgttcctcatgtctatatgcaatgcaatttaacaaaaatgcGATGAATTTTAATGAGTGGTTCTATTATGGGAAAGAGATGACAATATTGTTCATAGATCTAACACAATTACAAGAGAGTGATTGTAATATTGAAGTTGATAGTGaataagtaaatatttttttttgtgaacttGAATATTGCATGTATAGTCTTTGTGCAACGACAAAGTTAGTGAGGTTCTAGTCAATGCACATCAGTCCCATCGCTAGAAATTATCgaattgctttctttctttcataatgTGTTGCACCATCCAAGAAGCAGTAactcttgttttccttttaattttgttatacAAGTTAATATTCCCTTTAATAGTCTATCTTTGttaccaattttattttattttgtcagtACTGAAAGAGCTTATACGGTGAAATAcaacatttttttcccttatcaTCTTCACAATTTATCGAACCGACACTCGTGGAATATTggccttgaaaataaaattgaatgccAATGCCTCActtgaaaggattttgattcaatttagaGTACATAACATTccaatcaattctttttttactGAAGtaaaattgattcctaaagaGTCAATTTACCTAGAAAAGTTAAATCTGAAAACTACAGAGCAGAGAAGTTTCTTTTCTAATCAACGTGAAAGCCACACCATAAATAATTTCAACACCGTGTTTTTGTCGCCTTGACTGCAAGGGCTGAAATTTCCACATGAGACCCACTTTTTCTTCACTAGACTTTGTGTTGATAGTTGACTTGAAAATTTGCATCTATGGTCTTTGCGTTACGACGAAGTTAGTAAGGTTCTAGTCAAGGCGCATTGGTCCACCGCTAGAAATTGCCatattactttctttctttcataacgTGTTACACCATCCAAAAgcacttatttcttattttcctttcatttttgcCAAAAGCGACATTATACAAGTTAATATTCTTGTTCATAGTCTATTTTTGTTaccaatttctgtttttttgtcaaaaataaaaagcttagaTGATGAAATACgacatctttttccttttcctcttcacAATCTAATGAAGGGACACTTATGGAATGTTAGCCTTGAAAAGAAAGTAGAATGCCAATGACTCACTCAAATGGATTTTGTTCATTCTAGAGTACATGACATACAAATcgattctctctttttcttttttctattggtTTAAAATCGATTCTTTTTTTAGGTACTAAGAAAAGTCAATGTGGAAACTGTaaagaagtttcttttttaatcaatatGAAAGCTATGCATAACTAATTCCAACTCTgtgttttgtcaccataaatgCAAGGGCTGCAATTTCTACGTAAGACCCATTTTTCTTCGCTGGACTTTGTTTTATTAGTTGACTTGGAAATTTGTATCACCGATGATTCCCGACTCTTTTCATTCATGTAACTGTGCCTCCATCACATTACCAATTAGCAAAAACTTCCATTGCTTCACATCAAACGATGAGAGATGATTAAGTCTTTGAGCTCCATGAGCATGTTCTgtgttttgcttttcatattgCATGTTCTGCTGCTATTGGGGACGAGTTGCGGTGCGAAAAAGAATCACTTGTGCACCGCTTCATCTTGTGGCGAGATCCGTGATATATACTATCCATTTCGATTGAAAGAAGACACAAAAGGCTGTGACCATTTTGAATATGagctattttgtgaaaataatcGTACTTTTTTATATCTATATGCCGGTCGATATTATGTGAAGTCGATTTACTATTCTAATTTAGATGATTTATATGATTTTTTCACTGTAATTACGGTGGTTGATGATGAATTGCAAAAAAGTAATTGCTCATCCCTCCTTCGTCACTCATTGGCGAGGTCCAACTTGAGTGCTAATGATCCAAACCGTGGTGGTCTTCGCCCTTAGCTGAGCCGGTGGTCTTCATGAAGTGCTCACAGCCCGTTGCTTCCGCTTTGTATATCAATACTGAACCATGTATTGAGGAAGCATACCTTTCTGACACGCCccctaatttttcccaaatgaagACATACTCATACGCTTTGTATGGGCCTCATCTACAAATACGGGACATCAAGGATTCTTGCAACATAACTATGATCGCTTTCTTATTGATCCAGGAAGTGGATCGGTATAAACGTGTGAGCCCACCGTATAAAGACCTCCACAACATGATGGCTAAAGGATTCGAACTCTTTTATCATAAACCTTATTTGTGGGAAATATTTCAGATTTGCGCGATAAGTTTCAGATACCGAATGGCGTGGTGCAACCCATATGACTCCTGTAAGCTGACTTTCCGTAaagcttttccttctttactctcttactttgtttcttcttcttcatcttcatccttttctTAAATGTTAACTCTACTGAAggatcttttcaaaatttacttGGTGATGTCGCATGTTTCAATTGGATATTGCAATACGTTTGGTCAATTTATTGAGTCATCACTTTTCTTTAATACCCAATTTAAAAAAACTGCCACATTCGTTTagtgaaaaagtttagaaatttttttagtagATTGGGCGTGCATTGCTCCTTTATTTTACAACTATGGAGCTTTTCTGGAAGCGACACTATttctgtatatttttttttgggccttattcactaaaaaaaaaaaaaaaacccaactttAAATTTAGTCCGGAttatgttttgaacttttttttatcagaaaaacCTAAACTTAGGTCCAGTCCAAATTTGCctcaatcttttctttgtccGGAAAAAACCTCAATCTTGAGGCCTAATCCCAAATCTACCTCgaactttttttgtctaaaagaaaaaacaccaatttttactctaatcCCAATCTACCCATTAGCCCTCTGTTCAAAAATCACTGTTAGCCATCCCTAATTTTCATATCTTAGAATAGCTTCATTTGAAAGTAATTTTCTATGTCACCTTACTAAAGTGGATTTGTTATTGATGTGGAAATGTCACATCAAGTTGGGACTCGACCGTGGGGGTAGGTTTGggaatatattaaaagttggtgattttttaaaacaaaacaaaatttgaggtaaatttgggATTGTACCTAAAGTTTAGGgcttttttttagacaaaaaagtTCAGGCTGAAATTGGACTAGTTATAAAGGGTTTTTTCAGGGAATTAGgtcttttttttggggaaaattgttcaatttaATAATATCTCATGTCCCTTCAATCGCTGTTAATGTTCCGGGAACTTGTGAACATTTGGTACATTTAGgagaacaaaagcaaaaacgtgtttcttcaaaagaaaagatcatgcaACATTAACATGGATTTCATGAGTGAATAGGATAACGTCGATCTGGGCGCTATCTAGAAAAGTGAAACTCGTTCACTCTTTTTATATTCTAGACTTCTCCAATTgcaaatttcaatgaacaaaagtGTGGCTTTGCACTTTGCAGTGATTGCGTGAATTTCTCTTTCACTAGGGGTATATCTTAGCGTGAATTGCTTCTTCACTGATTGGTCTTTAATTCTAATTAAccatttttagtaatttctcaCGAATTCTCTTACTATCTACAGCTGATGACATGCGCCTTTTTGTGCTCCGTCTTGTGCCTGTCGTAGTATtgaatctcttctttttcttgggtaTGATAAGTCCTTTTTCTCTTCACACCTATGAAGCTCGAATTCAGCACTTTGACAAACAAAAATTGTatgtgtaaattttttttttgacactaTGCTAATCAATGGCCAAATTTCTCTGTAGTCCACTTCCTGGCAGCAAAATTCATACTTGGAGCTCCATGTGTGTTGATACTTCTAATCTTGAAGTGGATGAGAAGGCATCAGGCGGCCGACGCAAATATCGAAGAATTCCTACTAGCTCACAACAACTTTTTGCCAataaggtactcttactcgGATATCAAGaggatcacaaaaaatttcaaatgcaagtTAGGTGAAGGGGGATATGGTTTTGTATATAGAGGAATACTTAGAAGTGGCAATGAAGTCGCAgttaagattttgaacaaatcaaaatctaatgGCCAGGATTTTATAAGCAAAGTGGCCACAATTGGAAGGATCCACCACATTAATGTGGTGCAACTTGTTGGTTTTTGCTTCGATTACTCCAAACAAGCTCTTGTCTATGATTTCATGCCGAATGGATCTTTGGATAAACACATTTCCTATAAGGATGGTGATGATCCTCTTAATTCTAAGAAAATGTATGAGATCTCTCTTGGCATAGCTAGAGGGATAGAGTATCTACATCGGGGATGtgatatgcaaattctacaTTTTGACATCAAGCCTCACAACATTCTCCTAGACCGAAGTTTCACTCCGaaagtttctgactttggacttgcaagACTTTATCCCACCGATCGCAATATAGTATCGCTGACTGCagcaagaggaaccttgggTTATATGGCTCCTGAGCTATTCTATAAAGACATTGGTGGCATTTCTTACAAAGCCGATGTTCATAGTTTTGGGATGTTATTAATGGAAATGGCTGGTAGAAGGAGAAATCTAAATGCACATGCAGAGCATTCGagtcaaatttactttcctttgtgGGTTTATGATCAACTCGGTAAAGAAAAGGAACTTGAAAGGGTAGATGTcatagaagaggaaagagaaacaacGAGGAAGATGATAATCGTTGCATTGTGGTGTATACAATTGAGCCCTAATGATCGGCCGTCAATGAGGAAAGTCCTAGATATGCTTGAAGGAGATATGGATAGACTGCAACTGCCTCCAAAACCACTTTTGTATCGAATGGAGGCACCGGTTGATGATGCTGACGCTGAGATAGAACTTGAAACAGTCTCATCTTTGTCAAGTACTCCGATAGTTTCTAGTGGTTACCAATTTTAGCATGACCATGAGTTTACGAAATCATGTTTTTGTGATTGTTCCCTTATAATGAGatgcaaaaattataaatagtactatcaacatgtatcatcatttaaaatgtaatttgtaaaacttttacatatttttcttatGGCACTAGTTTTTTTATCAGTCGAGTTATGTccatattttataaatgacGATGAATGTTGTATGgcattcattcaatttttgtttcatgtGAATCCTCTTGGTATAGtaaggtaatttttttatttgtgtcaaTGTTTGCATTTTGAGCAACAAATCTCTCATTTCCATCCAAACCTCTCATCCCCACCCTTTGacctaggggtgagcgtggttcccaggtagaaccgggaaccggagaacAAAACCAGAGGTtctggttcggttcccggttctaaggggaccggttccggttctcaTAGGAACCGGAACCCGAGGAACCGGAACCAgccaagtttaaaaaaaaaaaaaaaaaccctaatccctTCCACGCGATTTTCCCCCTTATGTTCAAttttccccctttccctttctttctctctctctctctctctctcttctctttccccctctctcggccgaaccccctcccctcttcttcttcttcttcttcttccttcctcttgccGACcgctgcttcacccaccaccacacccccgccccacgccctacttaccaccacctcttggccaccgaacccccACCACCCACTGCTCGTCCGACGAGCTGTCTTgccgttgagcccgacgagTTGTCTCACCGTCCGCGCCGACGTGAGGCACCACCGCCGTCCCCAAGTCATcatcaccacctcttgctgTCGCTTGCTCGGCCGTCCGGGCCGTCGTTGCTCCAAACTGTCACCACCTCCACCAGAACTAAGCTCttccccccttggccgtggATTGAGCCGCGACCGTCGCCGTCTTAGGTGCGCCGTTCATGCTACCGTTGGTGCCGTGAGACTCATGCCTTCGTCGTCGTCGCACCACCGTCGCCGCGTGCTCGCCGTCGCCAGATCAAGAAGAAGCTGGCGAAGAAGATGAGGCAGAACAGGCCCATCCCTCACTGGATTCGCATGCGAACTGACAACACCATCAAGTTCATATCCAATTCCTTCACGTTTTGTCCCAAAAAAgctgtctttttattttttattttttttgtggccTAATTTTTGTCGCCGAAATCGTTCAGGTACAACACGAAGCACAGGCACTGGCGCCGAACCAAGCTACGGTTCTGAGGTGTTTTCATGGGAGGAGGTGCTTTTGCTTCGGGTTAGAGCTTTTTAGTTGTTGTGAAAGAGAGCTCTCGATGCTTTTCTGATTATTGCTTTTAAGCGAATTGAAGACTTTTAAGGAAGCAAATAGCTGCTTAGATACTGATCTTTGCTTTGTTACTCTCGAGCACGAGCATTTTTTATATCGATGATCTGCGAATTGTGGTAGTTTCTGTTGCTTCATGTGGTTTTGATAGTATCAGGGATGGGATTTTAGTGAATTTTAATGTTGCTTCAACTTTATGTCTTGTTAAGCTTGTCGCTGTTATAACACATTGTGTTCAATGTTCAGCACCTTTGATCGGTTCTACTAATGATTGGCCTTATCTTCTTATTTAGATGAGACTTATAGGCTTGTGTTGGACCTGCTTTTCCTGTTCAGTGCTTGTTGAGGTCACGGTGCTTGTTCTCATAGTGTGGTAGTGATTATTAGTGGTTGTCCTTCCAAACATTGGGGAGCTTTTAGTTGTGTCAATTATGAGGAATTTCAACTTATGTGGTATGTATGCAGTAGTGATGTAAGTGCCCAATTTCGCCTACTAGCTAGTTTACTATCTGCAATGTCTAAATGAGAGTAATCATCAGTTTATTGGGCATCTTCAGTAGCTTCAAGTCGGTTTAGCATGTGAAGTGTGCTCTAGCATCAGGTTGCAGGATTCATGGCTATGTTGttattattgctgcattcatttccaattttttaactaaaaatgaaaataaaataaaataaagaacctgttggaacctgttggaacctggaatcgaccccggaacctgtgacagggtaggttccaggttcttagttttgacgggtaggttccaggttccaaaaaatgaggaacctgtacccgagggtaggttctaggttctaagcggaacctgtaaggaaccgggaactgctcacccctactttgACCTCTATTTGATCACCTACGTTGAAGATAGCTACCTGCTCAAGCTATCTCCAACTTGGACCTCATGTCACGGGATGGGTCCAAGCCTAACCGATGAACAATCAGCACTTGTCAAAGAGTAAAGACAAAGTAGGCTGACAATTTTGCCTTTACGTTGAATGGAAATTGAACACGTGATGTTATGTTAGAGCATATGATGTATTACAAAAGCTCAATCCCTAAATGCAGTAAGAACTTGTGCGTTCACTCGATGATATGACATGAGATGGTACCTTACATTATTTAGAACAAGCATTACATTCCTCACTGTTGTTCCTTGCACAAGAGTTTTCCACTAAGCAAACATCCCTTGAGACACCAATGTTGATAAGGAACGCGTGATCTCCACTTCGTTTAGAGATTGCAAACggagaagtataaattttaatttttattattatcaaaataaagaaaaaataaaaaaaatattctaaataagtagaaaatgcaaaaaattaacAAACCTAATCTCTTTAGTGGTCATGAAATTCCACATGAGAATGGTCCTCCATTCTATGTGAGTGTGCACATGGAAAAGGagtttgggaaaatgaattcttctttttaatatggAGTTTTTTTTTGGCAACCCAGGAACCGCCGTACGGTTGGCAGCCGGCGACGTAAACCCGGGGGAGCACTAAGACGGGGACCCACCACCCACGGCACCCCACTTAAGTTGTGCAACGTGACAAGTTGGGGAATCGAACCCTAGCCTTTCGTGTGGCCAGTGTGTGCCCTAACCAACTCGCTCACCACGGGGTGGGTTATggagttaatatcatgaaaaaaccccaaacttatacaccgtgacaaatttatccctaACTAAATTTTGGGTCATATAcacgtgacacatttaccctccaTTAGCTTCCGtgaaattttatcattaaatttaaTGAGTTGAATGATATAGACAGTTAACGTGGCAAATTCACATGGAAATCCATAGggttaatacaatgaaaaatcacaaactagtacatatgtaacaaatttact
This region of Eucalyptus grandis isolate ANBG69807.140 chromosome 8, ASM1654582v1, whole genome shotgun sequence genomic DNA includes:
- the LOC120287028 gene encoding rust resistance kinase Lr10-like, whose product is MSCGAKNNYLCTASSCGDVRDIQYPFRLKGDLKGCGRFEYELARENNCIVLYLYAGQYYVKSIYYDNNSKGYFSGNIMVVDDGLQKSNCSSLPRYSLASSNFSDRDPYSQYASSSVVVMKCSQPVASPSNIYTEPCIEGEYPSNTPPTISQMKVYSYAMSGFSLQVGDIKDSCSITMMTFFSDADPTWEMDGYNRVSPTYRVSSSYKDLHNRMAEGFALHYSRRSWPEVDRYKRICAISFRYRMAWCNPYDSFHFLAAKFILGAPCVLILLILKWMRRHQAADANIEEFLLAHNNFLPIRYSYSDIKRITKNFKCKLGEGGYGFVYRGILRSGNEVAVKILNKSKSNGQDFISKVATIGRIHHINVVQLVGFCFDYSKQALVYDFMPNGSLDKHISYKDGDDPLNSKKMYEISLGIARGIEYLHRGCDMQILHFDIKPHNILLDRSFTPKVSDFGLARLYPTDRNIVSLTAARGTLGYMAPELFYKDIGGISYKADVHSFGMLLMEMAGRRRNLNAHAEHSSQIYFPLWVYDQLGKEKELERVDVIEEERETTRKMIIVALWCIQLSPNDRPSMRKVLDMLEGDMDRLQLPPKPLLYRMEAPVDDADAEIELETVSSLSSTPIVSSGYQF
- the LOC104416583 gene encoding 60S ribosomal protein L39-3, giving the protein MNVVRRSCYRWCRETHAFVVVAPPSPRARRRQIKKKLAKKMRQNRPIPHWIRMRTDNTIKYNTKHRHWRRTKLRF